The genomic segment GTGCAACTCGTGCCACTGGACGGGCAGCAGCACAGGTCCGGCCCAGGGCTCCCCGCCCAGGTTCTCCACCCGCCAGCGCGGGGCCAGGCCGGGGGCGGGCAGGGCTTCGCCCAGCAGCTGCCGCAGCTCCGCCACGCGGCGGGCGCAGGCGTCCAGGGCCAGCGCGGCCTGGGCCTCCTTGGCGGCGGCGATGCGCTGGACACCCGTGTGCCAGGGCTGCGACAGGCTGGCGGCATGGCTGAAAGTGTGCTCGGCGAAGAGTCCCAGGCGCGTCTCCAGCTCCTCCTCCCAGGCCTGTTGGCGATCCAGCTCCGGGGCGGGGAGGGCCGCCCGGTCGGCCAGTTGTCGGCAGAAGCGCCTTTCGCGCAGGGCCTGGCGAAACTGGCGCACGGCCGCCGGGCGCGAGGCGGCGCCGTCCGACCACCAGTCCGGCCAGTCGCCGCGGTGCACGGGCCAGTCCCCGCGGGCCGCCTCCAGCTCCGCCAGCACCTCCTCCAGGGTGGCCAGCCGGATGGCGATGGCGGGATCGCCCTCCCGCGCCCAGCGCTCCACCTGCTCCAGGACGGCGGCGGAGGGCGGGCTGTTGTCCGTGCGCAGGCCGCTGATCATGAGCGGGGCGAAGGCGAGGGGGTGGCCGGCCGCCTCCAGGGCCTCCAGATAGCGGGGAATGCGGCGGAGCGCCACGGGCCAGGCGTCGCCGAAGATCTCCTCCGCCCGGCACTCGTCCTTGATCAAATAGGAGGAGAGAGCGCCGGGGGCCAGGCCCAGCTCATTGCCCAGGTGATAATGCTCCCCGTTGTAGACGAGCAGGCGCCGCCCGTCGGGCGCCTCCCACCAGAAGGGCTGGTGGCGGCGGAAAAGGGGAGGCAGGCCGTGGTGGCTGTGGATGCAGGTGAAGAGCAGGCGCACGCCCTGGTCAAGCAGGGCCGTGGCCGTTCCCCAGGAATGGCCGTTGATGTCGGCGCTCATGGCGCAGGACACGGTCAGGCCCTGGGTGGCGGCCCAGCGGGCGGCCCGCCCGCACAGCTCGTCCAACAGCGTCTGGTCGGGCAGCTCGGTCAGGTTGAGCCAGGAGGCGGAGAGGCCGATCCGCCCGGCGCGGACCTGTTTGACGAAGCGGTCCCGCCAGGCCGCGTCCGCCCTCTCCAGGAAGCGCTCCACGCCCCAGAAGCCCTCGCAGGTCCAGCGGAAGGCTGGCCGCGACTCGGCCAGGCTGATGGCGGCGCGCAGCCAGTCGGATTGCCAGGCGGCCACGACGCCGGGCGGGGCCGTGTAGCCGACATCGGTGTGGGTGTGGTGGATGAGCAGGATGCGGCGCACGCGGCGCGGGCCGGGGCGGGCTTCAGGCACGGTTCGCCTCCCGCCGCGCCAGACCGTGCCGGGCCCAGACGGCCGCTCCCAGCACGCCGGCCAGGTCGGGGTCCAGGCGGCTGCGCTCCACCGTCACCGTGGGGCGGAAGGGCTCCATCAGCAGGTCGGGCAGCAGGGCGCGCACCGGTTCCAGCAGCCAATCCCCGGCCCGCATGATCCCGCCGCCCAGCACGATGCGGCCCGGGCTGGTCAGATGGACAGCGGCGGCCAAGCCGCGCGCCAGCATTTCGGCCGTGTGCCGGAAGACGCGGGCGGCGCGCAGGTTCCCCTCCTCGGCCGCCCGATGCAGGTGGAGCGGCGCGGGGCTTTCACCCGGCCGGCACCAGGGTCGCAGGTCCAGGCCCGACTCGGCGGCCGTGCGCAGCATGCCGCCCGCGCTGACCCAGGTCTCCAGGCAGCCGCGCAGGCCGCAGGAGCAGCAGCGTCCCTCCGGCTCCACGCAGAGGTGGCCCAGCTCGCCGGCGTGGCCGCTGGCGCCGTGCAGCAGTTCGCCCCCCACGATCAGGCCGCTGCCCAGGCCGGTGCCGATCGTGATCACAAGCAGGTCCTGGACTCCGGCGCCGGCGCCCCACCACCATTCGCCCAGGGCGGCGGCATTGGCGTCGTTGGTCACGAAGACGGGCAGCCTGAGACGCAGGGCCAGTTCGCCGGCCAGGTCGGCCCGTCCCCAACTGACGTTGGGCGGCGACTCCACCCAGCCGGTAAGGGCATTGGCGTTGGGCGCTCCCACGCCCACGGCCAGCGGCGGCTCCTTCTCCCCGGCCCGTGCCAGCACCTGCTCGATCTGGTTGACCAGCCGGTCCAGC from the bacterium genome contains:
- a CDS encoding ROK family protein translates to MSSGLVIGIDIGGTNTPFALVDAQGRTPAQGLIPTEGGRPLSDLLDRLVNQIEQVLARAGEKEPPLAVGVGAPNANALTGWVESPPNVSWGRADLAGELALRLRLPVFVTNDANAAALGEWWWGAGAGVQDLLVITIGTGLGSGLIVGGELLHGASGHAGELGHLCVEPEGRCCSCGLRGCLETWVSAGGMLRTAAESGLDLRPWCRPGESPAPLHLHRAAEEGNLRAARVFRHTAEMLARGLAAAVHLTSPGRIVLGGGIMRAGDWLLEPVRALLPDLLMEPFRPTVTVERSRLDPDLAGVLGAAVWARHGLARREANRA